Part of the Candidatus Hydrogenedentota bacterium genome, CGACGGCGACCTTGCGCGGTTTCGCGGGTTGCGCTGGCAGAACCCTATCGCGTAGCGCCGTTACCATCCGCCGGCATATACTGCGCGGCCTTTACATTCGATTCCGTGCAGTCATGATCGCAGTCCGCAAATACCGAGACGACGATGTCCCCATCATCGCGCGCTTGTATTACGACACGGTGATCCACGTCAACGCGCGCGACTACACGCCCGAGCAGATCAAAGCGTGGTCGCCGGACGTATGGCCGGACTCGTTTTGGCGCGAGCGTTTTCAACGCGCGCACAGGGTGTTCATCGCGGAAATCGGGACCAAGATCGTTGGGTTCTCCGAATATCACGCCGATGGTCACGTCGATACGTTCTATGTACACCACGAACACCAGGGACAAGGCGTGGGACGGCGGCTGATGCAATGCATCGAGGACGAGGCCGCGCGCACCGGCATCGAAAAGTTGTATCTTGAAGCGAGCATCACGGGCCGGCCATTCTTCGCGCGAATGGGTTTCGTCGTGGTCGGCGAGATGGTGAAGGAATATCGGGGCGCGGTGTTTCGTCAGGCGCTCATGGAGAAACGATTGTATCCAGATGCCAAAGAACCCGGTGCTTTCGCATGAAGGCACGAATCGTCGGCACCGGACATTACCTGCCCGAGCGCGTGCTCACCAACACGGACCTCGAGCATTTCATGGACACCACGGACGAGTGGATTCGCCAGCGCACGGGAATCTTGCAGCGCCACATTGCCGCGGACGACGAGGCGGCAAGCGACCTCGCCATGCACGCCGGCGCGCGCGCGCTTGAGGCCGCGGGCGTGTCCGCGGACGAGATCGACTTTATCTTTTGCGCCACCCTCACGCCGGACTATTTCATGCCGTCCTCCGCGTGCCTCATGCAGCACAAGCTCGGCGCGAAACGCGCCGGCGCGTGCGACATTAACGCCGCGTGCTCCGGCTTCATCTACGCATTGCAGCACGCGGACGCGCTGATCCGCGCGGGCGTGCATCGCACGGTCCTCGTCGCCGGCAGCGAGATCATGACCGCACGGCTCGATTGGACCAAACGCGACACGGCGGTCTTGTTCGGCGACGGCGCGGGTGCGGTTGTCGTGCAGGCGCGCGAAGGCGACTCCGGCGTGCTGTCGACCTACACCGCGTCCGACGGCGGTGGCTACGATATCCTCATGGTGCCGGCGGGCGGCTCGGCGCAAGTCATCACGCCGGAAAACATCAACGCGCTGAATCGCGGTATCCTCATGAACGGCCGGGAACTGTATAAACGCGCGATCCACGCGTTCGGCGACGCCGTCGAACAGGCCCTGCGCCGCGCCCACGTCAGCGTGGACGATATCGACATCTTCGTGCCGCACCAGGCCAATCGCCGCATCATCGCCGCGGCCTGCGAGCGCATCGGCCTTCCGGAGGAAAAGATATTCCTCAACCTCGACCAGGTCGCCAATACCAGCGCCGCGTCGATCCCGATTGCGCTCGACCAGGCCTGTTCACAGGGCCGCATCCGCGAAGGTTCACTCGTACTGCTGGCGGCGTTCGGCGCCGGTCTAACGTGGGGCTCCGCCGTTATTCGTTGGTAAACTCACGCTTCGTTTGCCGGAATCGCGCGCTTTTGTTATGCTCTATCTCTCTGGCGCCCGGACATGGTGGGATTGCGCCAGCCAATTCCAGTACCAACAACGGACACCCTACGCTATGCGCACGATAAACGTATTGGCAGCAACCTCGCTTCTCGCGTTTGCCGGGCTCGCCGCCCGCGCGGACATTGTCGATCAGGTTGTCGCAACGGTCGACAAGGAAGCGATCTTGATGAGCGACCTGATGGCGGAAATCGGGCCGCAACTTCGCGACCTGCGCGCCCAGGCCACCAGCCAGGCCGACCTCGATCAACTGCTCGCCCGGAAGATGCGCGATACCCTCGACCAGGCGATCGAAAACCGCATTCTTCTGCGCGAGGGCCAACTCGCGGGGGTCGTGATAGACGATGCGACCGTCGATCAACGCTTCGAGGAGTTCAAGCGCCTGTATCCGTCAAACGACGAGTTCATGGCGGACATCGAAAAATCGGGGCAGACCGTCACGGACATCAAGGAGCGCCTCAAGAAGCAGATGATTGCGCGTACAATGGCCGCGCGAAAAACCACGGAACTGGAAAAAGGAATCACGATCACCGAATCGGAAATCGCGCAGTTCTATCAGGACAACAAGAACAGTTTCCAGCACGCGGAGCGCGCGCGTTGCTCGCAAATCTTTTTGCCGGCGGGTAACGATCTCGCCGAGCGCGACAAGGTCCGCGCGCAGATGGAACAACTCAAAGACGAAATCGCCAACGGCGCGGACTTCGCCGAACTGGCCATCGAGCACTCGAAGGCCCCCGGTGCGGAAGACGGCGGCATCATCGGTTGGGTGCAGCGCGGCGACCTCGTGGGCCGGCTCGACGAGGCGGCATTCGCCCTCGGCGAAGGCGAGGTCAGCGGCGTCATCGAAACCGATCAAGGTTTCCATCTCGTGAAGGTCGAGAAGAAGGAAGCAGCGGGCCAGGCCACCCTCGACGACGTGCGCAAGGACATAGAACCGCAACTGCGCAGCGCCGCCGCCGCCGAAAAGTTCAAGAAGTGGATGGAAGACTTGCGCAAACGCAGCAGCGTGCAAGTCTTCATCTAGCCCGGTTGCGCGTGCGCCATGTTGGGCCGCAGCCTGAAGATGGCGTTCTGGATTTTCCACGACCACCTCGGCCTGCTGCTGCTCGTCAATCTAATCTGGGCCGTTGCTGTGGCGGCGCCCATTGCGATCGCCCTGCCGCCAATCTACTCGGGTGATTTCGAGTTGGCCCTGGTTATCGGCGCTCCCGCCTTCTATATCGCATTGTTCCTGCTTAATCCCGTTGTCGGCGTCGGCATCGTGCAACTCATCAAAGTCTTCATCGACACGCGCGATGGATCTCTGGCCGACTTTCTTGACGGCATCCGCCGCTACGGGTTGCGCGCGGCGTTGCTTGGGTCTTGCTACGCCGTCGCGGTGGTTGCGCTGGGAACGAGCACGTGGTTCTATGCCTCGAAACTGCAATCGACGGCGCCAATTCTCGGCTATGGAATCAGCGCATTGGCACTGTGGTGTCTCGCGATGCTCGGATTGACCGCGCTCTTCGCGCTCCCCGCGCTCGCCCAACGGAAGACCGGTGTGTTCGCAACGATGAAGCTTGCGGCGCTGCTCGTGCTCGCAAACCCGCTACTCGCTGTCGGCATGGCGATCCAATGCCTAATGTTGGCCATCGTTACGGCGTGCCTGTTGCCACTCTTCTTCGCGGGCTTTGGCTCGGCGATCCTGTGCATACAATCCGCGGCCTATGAACTGCTTTCGAGAAAATACGCCGCGAACGACGGCAGCACACCCGGCGCCAATGACGACTACCTCAATCGCGGGTTGCGGGATCTATTCTTCCCGTGGAAATCGTAGCGAACGCTACGAAGAAGTGAGGACGCTGAAGAACAGCGAGCCAAAACCGGCAAGTACGTTTGTCGCCAGTAATTCGCGCTTTATGCGGAGAATCAGCGAACTCGAACCGAGAACGACTCCGGCAACCGCGCAGACGACTACAGCGCCCCACATGATCGACAACCCCGTTGTGGTGGATCCCACCCCGGGGGTCACCGCACCGCTGACCAGACCGTTGAGAAGCCGGAGCGCACCAACTCCCCCAATTCCCCATAAAACCGTCCCCGGCAGGCCTAATGAAAGCCACCGCCTGAAGGTTGTGGGTGAGATCGCCGGACGGGGTTCAATCATGGGCTACCCCCAACGTACGCGACATAATTATAGCAGAGCATGGCTTTAGCGGCAATCATAATACGACTAATTAGTATATTTATCATTTAATCGACAACTTTGACAATAAAAAACTATTTGAACCAAAATCCCATTGTTCGGTAAACTATCTGGAATTGAAGGAGATCTGACCCATGACTCGCATTACTGGTATCGTTGGCCGCGAGATTCTCGATTCTCGCGGCAACCCGACCGTTGAAGTAGATGTGTTTCTATCGAGCGGCGTGGTGGGCCGCGCCGCCGTACCCTCCGGCGCATCGACCGGCGAGCACGAGGCCGTCGAACTGCGCGACAAGAACCCCAAGCGCTACCTTGGCAAGGGCGTCGAGAAGGCCGTGAACAACGTGAACGGCGCCATCGCCGAGGAGCTTCTCGGTATGGACGCGCTGAACCAGCGCGAGATTGACCGCACGCTCTGCGCGCTCGACGGCACGGCGACCAAGGGCAAGCTCGGCGCGAACGCGATTCTCGGCGTGTCGCTCGCCACGGCGAAGGCCGCCGCGCAAGCCGTCGACCTGCCGCTGTACAAGTACGTTGGCGGCCCGAACGCGCACGTGTTGCCCGTGCCGATGATGAACATCCTCAACGGCGGCGCGCACGCGGACAACAACGTCGATATTCAGGAATTCATGGTGATGCCCACCGGCGCAAAGACTTTCAAAGAGGCCCTGCGCATGGGCACGGAAGTGTTCCACGCGCTCAAGGCCGTATTGAAAAGCAAAGGCCTGAATACGGCCGTGGGCGACGAAGGCGGCTTCGCGCCGAACCTCTCGTCCAATGCCGAGGCGCTCGAGGTCATTCTCGTCGCCATCAAGAACGCGGGTTACAAGGCTGGCAAGGACATCATGCTTGCGCTCGATTGCGCCTCGTCCGAGTACTACAAAAACAAAAAGTACGTGATGGCTGCGGAGAAAAAGCCGGAACGCACCTCGAGCGAGAACGCGGCGTTTCTAGCCGATCTTGCTGAGAAGTATCCCATTATCTCGATTGAAGACGGCATGGCCGAAAATGACTGGGCCGGTTGGAAAGAGTTGACTGACAAGGTCGGCGATTCCGTCCAGCTTGTCGGCGACGACCTGTTCGTCACGAACACGGAATACCTGAGCAAGGGCATTCGCGAGGGTGTCGCAAACTCGATTCTCGTTAAGGTCAATCAGATCGGCACCTTAACCGAGACGCTCGACGCCGTCCAGATGGCGCAACGGGCCAAGTACACCGCCGTCATATCCCACCGTAGCGGCGAAACCGAGGACGCGACCATCGCCGACCTCGTGGTGGCGACGAACGCTGGCCAAATTAAGACGGGTTCCGCCTCCCGCAGCGACCGCATCGCGAAGTACAATCAGCTCCTGCGAATCGAGGAAGAACTGGGCAGCCAGGCGGAATTCTTGGGTGGCGACGCCTTCTATAATATACTGGGAAAAGGACGGGGCGGTAAGTAGCGAAGGACGCCATGCGCATACTTCCGAGCAAAGGGTACGTTCTCGCGTTGGCGCTTTCAGCCGCGTTCGCGGCGGCCTATGCCCTGCAACGCGATTTGCCGGCCCAGTACCGGTTTTACGAGAAGACGGAGGATTACACGGCCAACATGCGTGTCGAATACGACGCGCGCGTGGCCGAGGAGCAGCGGCTGGTCGATCGGGTCGATGGGCTGGAACGAGACCCGATCGAGATGGAGGAGAACATCCGCCATCAACGCCAGTTGGCGCGTCCGGGCGAGCGGGTGTTCCGCATCGAGCCCGGTCCGGCCCCCTCCTCTCCGTAGGGAGCGGCTTGTCTGTCGCACGAACTGGTCTTAAATAGCCAAGACGAAGCGATAAAACTTCTTGGCAAGAACGGTGAAATCCGGAAGCGTATTCAAGAATCCGCGCCGGGAGTACACATCGTGGATCGCGGCACGGTCGTGCGAATCCACGCAGATGACGACGCGGATGCGTCGGCCGTCCATCGAATGTTTTCCAACATGCTTGCCGCCATACGCAACGGCGACACCGTTTCGGCGCAGGACGTGCCGTTCGCCCTATCCGAGGCCCGCGAAGGACGCGCGGCATCGCCCATTGCGGCAGTCTCGTCGCCGCGCGGTTTGCGCACCGAACTTGCCATCAAACCGCGCACGCGCGGCCAGGCGCACTACCTCGACGCGATCAAGGGCCACGGCGTAACCCTGGTGATCGGGCCGGCGGGAACGGGCAAGACCTATCTCGCCATGGCCGCGGCCGTCTCCGCGTTGCTCAACAAAGAAGTGAATCGCCTGATTCTGACGCGCCCCGCGGTCGAGGCTGGCGAGAGCCTCGGCTTCCTGCCGGGCGATTTGCAGCAAAAGGTGAACCCCTATCTGCGCCCCCTATACGACGCGCTGTACGCGATGGTGGACGTCGAGCGCGCGCGCCGCATGGTCGAGCGCGAGGTCATCGAGGTCGCGCCGCTCGCGTTTATGCGTGGCCGCACCCTGAATAGCGCCTTCGCGATTCTCGACGAAGCGCAGAACACGACGCCCGAGCAGATGAAGATGTTCCTCACGCGCCTCGGCGAAGGGTCGCGCGCGGTGATTACCGGAGACGTAACGCAAATCGACTTGCCGCGCGGCACGAAGTCG contains:
- the eno gene encoding phosphopyruvate hydratase; protein product: MTRITGIVGREILDSRGNPTVEVDVFLSSGVVGRAAVPSGASTGEHEAVELRDKNPKRYLGKGVEKAVNNVNGAIAEELLGMDALNQREIDRTLCALDGTATKGKLGANAILGVSLATAKAAAQAVDLPLYKYVGGPNAHVLPVPMMNILNGGAHADNNVDIQEFMVMPTGAKTFKEALRMGTEVFHALKAVLKSKGLNTAVGDEGGFAPNLSSNAEALEVILVAIKNAGYKAGKDIMLALDCASSEYYKNKKYVMAAEKKPERTSSENAAFLADLAEKYPIISIEDGMAENDWAGWKELTDKVGDSVQLVGDDLFVTNTEYLSKGIREGVANSILVKVNQIGTLTETLDAVQMAQRAKYTAVISHRSGETEDATIADLVVATNAGQIKTGSASRSDRIAKYNQLLRIEEELGSQAEFLGGDAFYNILGKGRGGK
- a CDS encoding PhoH family protein codes for the protein MSHELVLNSQDEAIKLLGKNGEIRKRIQESAPGVHIVDRGTVVRIHADDDADASAVHRMFSNMLAAIRNGDTVSAQDVPFALSEAREGRAASPIAAVSSPRGLRTELAIKPRTRGQAHYLDAIKGHGVTLVIGPAGTGKTYLAMAAAVSALLNKEVNRLILTRPAVEAGESLGFLPGDLQQKVNPYLRPLYDALYAMVDVERARRMVEREVIEVAPLAFMRGRTLNSAFAILDEAQNTTPEQMKMFLTRLGEGSRAVITGDVTQIDLPRGTKSGLVEAQRILKNTEGIAIVHLHRSDVVRHPLVQNIIDAYEAAEHHAEHGKQS
- a CDS encoding ketoacyl-ACP synthase III, with the protein product MKARIVGTGHYLPERVLTNTDLEHFMDTTDEWIRQRTGILQRHIAADDEAASDLAMHAGARALEAAGVSADEIDFIFCATLTPDYFMPSSACLMQHKLGAKRAGACDINAACSGFIYALQHADALIRAGVHRTVLVAGSEIMTARLDWTKRDTAVLFGDGAGAVVVQAREGDSGVLSTYTASDGGGYDILMVPAGGSAQVITPENINALNRGILMNGRELYKRAIHAFGDAVEQALRRAHVSVDDIDIFVPHQANRRIIAAACERIGLPEEKIFLNLDQVANTSAASIPIALDQACSQGRIREGSLVLLAAFGAGLTWGSAVIRW
- a CDS encoding GNAT family N-acetyltransferase yields the protein MIAVRKYRDDDVPIIARLYYDTVIHVNARDYTPEQIKAWSPDVWPDSFWRERFQRAHRVFIAEIGTKIVGFSEYHADGHVDTFYVHHEHQGQGVGRRLMQCIEDEAARTGIEKLYLEASITGRPFFARMGFVVVGEMVKEYRGAVFRQALMEKRLYPDAKEPGAFA
- a CDS encoding peptidyl-prolyl cis-trans isomerase; translated protein: MRTINVLAATSLLAFAGLAARADIVDQVVATVDKEAILMSDLMAEIGPQLRDLRAQATSQADLDQLLARKMRDTLDQAIENRILLREGQLAGVVIDDATVDQRFEEFKRLYPSNDEFMADIEKSGQTVTDIKERLKKQMIARTMAARKTTELEKGITITESEIAQFYQDNKNSFQHAERARCSQIFLPAGNDLAERDKVRAQMEQLKDEIANGADFAELAIEHSKAPGAEDGGIIGWVQRGDLVGRLDEAAFALGEGEVSGVIETDQGFHLVKVEKKEAAGQATLDDVRKDIEPQLRSAAAAEKFKKWMEDLRKRSSVQVFI